In the genome of Cydia strobilella chromosome Z, ilCydStro3.1, whole genome shotgun sequence, one region contains:
- the LOC134755063 gene encoding carbohydrate sulfotransferase 4-like: MLRRVNFYSICFAFGLSVLLILAGSRYTDNTNNRPYPESRRNIRNFLRIEDGEELFPQPIPTNPYDGSPNIDKILEKTRGKIKLELSNYNFTHSGANKLEDLLLEGGGKPLRSVIISTWRSGTTFLGDILNAVPGNFYHYEPFLSYEIIQIRGPPQADKALSMIKGMLNCDFKDMEDYFTYGKSHWHQFSHNTRLWDHCKYKRELCFDAEFTSRFCRLFPFQSMKIVRLRLRLVRDILEDHELNVKVVLLIRDPRGVMQSRQHRGFCQPAPDCWQPKLLCADMISDYVAAGRLQQQYPNRLMVLRYEELALEPTTTTLRLFKFLGLRLTPAVDEFLHSHTNIEVAGVSSTFRVSREVPFRWKNVLDYTYVEEIQMACKEAMELWGYRMAHNESHMASKDFYPLKRYSITQ, encoded by the exons ATGCTGCGGAGAGTTAACTTTTATTCGATATGTTTCGCATTCGGCCTCAGTGTATTGTTAATTCTTGCTGGAAGTCGATATACAGATAACACGAACAACCGTCCATACCCAGAGAGTCGCAGGAATATTAGGAACTTCCTGAGGATTGAGGATGGAGAAGAACTATTTCCGCAGCCCATTCCGACGAACCCCTATGATGGGTCACCGAACATTGACAAAATATTAGAGAAGACTAGAGGAAAAATTAAACTTGAGTTATCAAATTACAATTTCACACATTCAGGGGCAAACAAATTGGAGGACTTACTCTTGGAAGGGGGGGGTAAGCCTCTGAGGAGCGTCATTATATCGACATGGAGGTCTGGCACCACGTTTTTGGGTGatattttgaatgcagttcCTGGAAATTTCTACCACTATGAGCCATTTTTGAGCTACGAGATAATTCAGATCAGAGGCCCACCACAGGCAGACAAAGCATTAAGCATGATCAAGGGCATGCTCAACTGTGACTTTAAAGACATGGAAGACTATTTTACATACGGGAAGAGTCACTGGCACCAGTTCAGCCATAACACGAGATTATGGGACCACTGTAAATATAAGAGAGAATTGTGTTTTGATGCTGAATTCACTTCTAGGTTTTGTAGATTGTTCCCTTTCCAAAGTATGAAGATTGTGCGGCTGCGGCTAAGGTTGGTGCGGGACATCCTGGAAGACCATGA GCTTAACGTAAAAGTGGTGCTGTTGATCCGCGACCCGCGTGGGGTCATGCAGTCACGGCAGCATCGCGGCTTCTGCCAACCAGCTCCGGACTGCTGGCAGCCCAAATTGCTCTGTGCTGATATGATAAGTGACTATGTAGCTGCAGGGAGGCTGCAGCAGCAATATCCAAACAGGCTCAT GGTACTGCGCTACGAAGAGTTGGCCCTGGAGCCCACTACCACGACGCTCCGGCTGTTCAAGTTCCTAGGGCTCAGGCTGACGCCCGCCGTAGACGAGTTCCTTCACTCGCACACCAATATCGAGGTGGCCGGCGTCAGCTCCACTTTCAGAGTGTCCCGTGAAGTCCCGTTCCGATGGAAGAACGTTCTCGACTATACCTACGTTGAGGAGATccag ATGGCATGTAAGGAGGCTATGGAGCTGTGGGGGTACCGCATGGCGCACAACGAGTCCCACATGGCTAGCAAAGACTTTTACCCCTTAAAAAGATACTCAATCACACAATGA